The genomic DNA GCGCTtgcggggggagggggcgggggagCGCCACTCGGGGCGGCCGGGTGGGTCTGGTAGACTTAGGTCTAGGGTTTGgagtgggtgtgtgtgtgggctGGGCTGTGGCCTGTGAAAGTTAGCGGGCCGCCTACGGCCCGGCCTGCAACTTCCGTGCTGGACCGTGCCGGCCCACGGGCAGGGGGTGCGGCCCAAGCCCGGGCACGGGGTGCGGGCCGGGCTGGCCCGAGCATGATTTTGACCGGGCCGGGCCATGCTTGGGCCAGGCCAAATTTGCCGTGCTCGGGGCGGGCCTTTGCGCCGCGGGCCGCATGGCCATCTATACCCCTAGTGCAGCCACAGTCAGTCAGCCACAGCTGGCTACAGAAGCCTAcgcagcagagagagagagctagagaggAGCGTGCGTGCTGGTGGATGCTGCCCCGCCACTCGCGCCGCCCGAGCCCGCCCGACGCGCCGCACGGACCTGGCGCGCACGCTGCCGCGGCTAGGAATGAAAATGATAGGGAAATAGAAAAATGGATATTCGAGATATCCGAATCTGTTTTTATACGTATTCGATTCATTTCCATTCTAAGAGGTGGAAACTGGAAGGAAACCAAAAAACAGATATCCAAAATATCCGAATCTATTTCCATACTTAGCCGcagccaccgcgccgcccgagCCCTACCTCCGCACTGCACGGACCTGGTACGCGAGCTAAAGGCAGCTGTCGTAGCCGTAGCCTCCGTGCAGGCCCCGTGCCGCCGCAGCTGCTGGCCGCCACGTGCCGCCTCTGCTCGAGGAAATCGTCTCCTAAACCTTCGTGCATACGTCAAACTTTAAATTTatcttttaaaaaatattttattctgATCATCGAGATTCTCTATTCTATATCCAGTTCTTCAATACTCTTTCATACCCTACTTTATACCAACTACCAACAGCACAACCTACTTATCAgattatttttttctctcacCCCTACTTCCTTTATTTGCTGCACTCCCTACCAcatcattctctctctctctcccatctCTTCACCCTTCTCTCTAGCCTGCCATCCCCGCGCCTCctacctcaccggcggcgacagGCCTCTCCCTTCCCATGGGCTTACGCACAGCCACTAGTGCCGTCTCCCTAACCGACGGCGGCAGATCGGTGGAGCAGAGCCCCGACGGAGCTCTCCTTCCCATTTGTGGCCTCCCGTGCACCTACAGGCCTCCCCTTCcctcgagctccggcggcggcgacgaattGAGCGGCTCGGCCCTCTTCCACCATCAGATCAGTGACGAcaagcggtggcggcgcggcctcgATTTCCCCAGCTCACTTTTCATTTCCTTCTCCGCCCCCTATgcacctcctccctcgccgccctctgctcctcctcccccatcCACTCGCGCGAGCGTCGGTTGTGGCGGTGGAGCCTCGACTCGCGCGCACGCcggccgcggtggcggagcAGAGCACAGGGAGCAACGGCTGGAGGTGAGGTGGGGCTAGCAAGCGGTATAGCGCTCCTCTATCCCGCTAGAAATAGCGGACTCATTTTCCCATCCTCTTATTTAGCATTGCTTATTATAGAGTAGATGGTGCTGGGATTTACGCTACCCTGTACTGGAGGAAGGGGTAGCGTACCTAGTGCAGACAACCTAAGGTTCGCACGGGATGGGAGAGAATGTCGGGGAGAAAAGTAAGGGAAGAACCACACAAGTTGAAGGAATACAGAGATAAATGATATATTTATGTTTCCTTATATTAAAAAGTGTCTTTTTCTAAATGTTTTAAATTCTTGACGCAGGCACGCAGCTAACGGAGTCAATACTAAAAATAAACGAAGACTTTAGAGTGAAAAAGTAAAAAACAGGGATAAAAATATAGTGAAAAAAGTAAAATAAAATTACAATTAGAATTTAAAACAGAGGCAACGCAATAACCCATCGTGTCCCAATTATCAACGGGGGAAACCTTTGGGTTACCCAGGTGCCTCTACATGTCCCCGGCGGAAAACCCCACTCTACCCAGGCATGGCTTCGTCCGGCGaccacgccgcggccgccaagCACCTCAGGGTGCTGCTGCCGTTCACCTGCGACAGTCTGGTCAGTAAAGACCGGCGCCTTCTCTCGCCGCCTCTGGCGATGCTGATCTTTTTCTTCCACTCTGCAGCGCATCCCCGACGAGCTCGCCGAGGAGGCCCTCGTCGTTGGCCCGATGGGCGGCAATGGCAAGGTCTTATGGCGCGTCGAGGTcgggcgcgacggcgacggcgcgttCCTGGGCCGCGGCTGGCCCGAGCTCGCCGACGCGTGCGGCGTCGGCGCAGGGTGGCTcctcgtcctccgccaccgcggccgcggcgtgctGACGGTCAAGGCCTTCGACCGCACCCGCTGCCTCAGGGACCTCGGCGCTCCCGCTCCGTCTCCAGGTAACAAAGATTCCGCGCATTTGCAAGAATCTTAGGATTCAAGACTTGCGAATTCGGTTCCCTCTCCGGTTGTCGGAGTCTCAGATGAATTAGAAATTAGTCACCTGAATTTGATGGGCGCTTCAGCTCTTTCTGTAATTTTATCCTGTTCTTCCCTCACTGCGGACCCTCTTTTGGTTCGATATAAGATAAGAAAGATTGTAAACCTAATTTCGGTTGAGAAAGGAAACAAATTGTAACCCCTCTTCTTGCAGTAGCACCGTGTGCCTATAATGGAACATCTATCAGTAACGTGGGTGATCCGCTTGGCCTCTGAAACCTAATTGTAATGCTGCAATGGTGTAGTCCTAAAAATTACTATGTTCAAAATAACTGGGGATCAGGAGCTTGCGACAAGTTACCTTTACAGAAAAGAGTATATGATTTCCGTTTAGTGATTAATTGATGTAGCCTAGCAGCCCACAGAATTGCACGGCTAGTTTCTTTTTGTGGCAAGCGTTAACTatctttttgtttcttctctttcaagccCAAAAAAACTTGCTAATCAATGTGGACTGACTTAATTAAGGGGGTGCATGCTTTTTTCTTGGGTGGGACTTTCTAGAGAGACTCTAAAAAGCATGTTATCTCCTTTTATGATAAAGTAGATTTCTGTTTTGTGTTCAACTTGGATGCTATAAAGCTAATTTTTACATTGTGGGTCCTTAAAATGTGCACCTGATTTTGTAAAGATTTAAAACATTTTTGTTAATGATTGGGGACAGGGAAGCTTTGCAAGAAGATATTTGAACCGAAGTGGTATATGGGACCTTACCTGCTTCTAATTCTAAAGTGCTAAGAATGAATTTCTATTTCCAGTTCAAACTGGTTGTTTCTAACTCTTACTTTATTCAGCTGAAGCAGCCGTGAGTGGCAAAGCCACCGCTCGTAAACCACAGTTCATCATTGCGCTTTCAACCGATTTCATGGAAAAGATGGTTCGCAGACTGTTGCTGCTAATTCTTTTTGCTCACTTTATTTTCATTTACTGGAATGGCCTCACTTTACTCTTTTATTGTATTATTGCAGCCAATACCTGCTAAGTTTTTGCAACAGCACATCCCCAAAGAGCACCAGAACAATTGTATGGCCATTGTTCTGGGCCCCCATGGCAAAGTTTATAACATTAAACTTGAGACATATCGATCGGACATGTTCTTCAAAGGTGGCTGGTCGCAGTTTATGGTGTTTCATGACATTACAGAATCTAATGCCCTGCTGGTGAGGTATGAGGGCAACATGGTTTTCACTGTCAAAGTGTTTGGCACTGATGGATTTCCGAGAGATTCCAAGCAGAAGGAAAACAGAGCCCAACAAAGTGAGCAAGTGATACataactttattatattttgaaTCTTCTAGTAATGGATTAGAATGAGTTAAATATTGAAGTGAATGTCTCTGTTGTCTTATCAAGGATCAACATTACCACATAGTGAGAAGTTGCAGAAAGCACCATCTGTTTCCTTTCAGAAGCATAAGCGTAAGAACAAGACATCATTAGGAAGGAACTCGATCTACAAGATTGGGCCGCCGTCATGGATAAAGAAGCAGATCAACACCAACACACTTGAAAAGCATCTTGTAAGCATAACCTTGCATTTGATTATTAAATAAGATAAAATCATCTGTTTGATAGGAATATGAGCTGTAAACATTATAGGTCATGGTTTTATTGGCATCAGAGACTTCTGTTACCTTCGTCTTTTTCATTATGGGGAGATTGAGCCAACATCTTCATTCGATTGCCTCTAACTACTGATAATACATGTGCATGCTAACAGGATGAAACTAGTCAACGAATTGACATACTAGATTTGAAATAATGCTAGATATTGTATTCATTTATGCATTTGCAATTATTGCAGGCTTTGGCAAAAGCTTTCTGTGATGCTATTGGGTTGCGGAAACCATGCACAATAACACTGAGAACCTCAAGAGCAGATGGTACTAAATCTTGGCTTGTGCATGGACTCACATGCAAAACTAGCAGCTACCTGCTTGTGCAGGGTTGGAGACAGTTCTGCCAGGAAAATCATCTCAAGGAAGGGGATACCTGCACCTTCAATGTCATCGAAACCACACTGTGGAATGTACTTATCACGCGCCATGAGGAAAAGATGAATCAGTTCTGCTATGTGAGTTACATGCTGAAGCACTTATCCCTTTTTGTCTAGTGAATTATCAATATTTACATGTACTTGGGATCAGCAGGAAACCCCTAAGAGCAAGAAAAACAAGTCAAATACTGATGGACAAAAGATGCTTCAAGGCTCCATGAATTATTTGAACAAGAGTAGGACAAAAAGTGTCTTTGAGATTGGGCCACCTGCTTGGGTAAAGAAGGAGATCAATGCCAGCACAATTGAAAATCACCTCGTAAGCACAACTATTTCTCTATTGATTGTGAGTAAAAAGTTGTAAATAGGATAAACATGTTCCAACTTTTAGGAAAAACTGAACTGAAATATGCTAGGATATGCATGCAAGACTTTAAAGGGCTTTGTTACTATTGTATATGCATGCAAGCCCTCTGCTGAGTAGCTTACATGTCAGAATGCCGAGACATGAACttacttttttatttgatgCTATAGTTACTGATAATTTATGTATGTGTGTTATCACAACAGGAAACAAAATGATAAGAAACTACAGCACTAGGAGTCATTATTCATCCACAGTGATACATTGATTGTCAACAATTGCTGACATAGTTTGTTGGTTGATTGGACTTCTGTGATTGTCAACAATTGCTTACATGCGACTGCAATTCTTGCAGAATTTGCCACTGCCCTTCTGTAAGGCGATTGGATTTCGACAACGCTGCATGATCACGCTCAAAACTTCTACCAGCAGCACCAAATCTTGGCAGGCGTGTCTAAACCTGTACCAGAATTGCGGCCAGCTGGTTGGAGGCTGGAAGAGTTTCTGCCTCGATAATGGGATCAGGGTGGGCGATGTCTGCACCATGGAGATCATAGAAACCACCCTGTGGAATGTCACCGTCAATCGTCGAGAAGATAGGACCAGGTAGTGCTGCTGTTTGAAAGCACTGGAGTTGGCCAGTTTGGGAGAGCTTTTGTTTGGGGCTTCGTTGTAAGTTGGCCAGTTTGGGAGAGCTTTTGTTTGGGGCTTCGTCGGAGTAGCTGACACTCCTAGAAGCTCTCTCCCAAACAGGCCTAAGTGCCAAGCCAAGTTAAGGCATGCACCAGTGTCCACTGGACTCCCTCTTGGAAGTGTAGATGAGGCCAACTGCCGAAGTTGCAGTAGCCATAACAACTGCAGGTCGATCTGCTCAAGTTAACAAAACACAATTATTGAGGATGATGGCTATAGAACACTCGAGTAGAGTTTATTCCATTGGCCACACGTTACCATGCAGTTGCAGAGTTGATCACGCTATGTCGTCTGGCTTTCCTTCTGTTTAAGATGCACCTACGGTTTACTAATGTGCATTGGTGGTGCTGATGAGTCACGAGTGACTGATGCAGAATGTACGCGTGGCCACAGCCGATTGTACTGGAAACGTGCCATGATGTTTACCATTGGcctcttgattttttttactacAAATATCACGTACGGGTAGCTATATAAGTTGAGCACCTGCATGTGGTGGGCGACATAAGTTGTTCTCGATGCAGTGTCTCGGCACGGAGCCAACTTCTTGGCCTAGAGGACCCATTTAAGACCGCAGCGCCTCGGTGCTCGGACCGCGACCCCAGGTCAGACGGGATCACCCGCTGAGTTTAAGCATATAAATAAGCGGAGGAGAAGAAACTTAAAGGATTCCCCTAGTAACGGCGAGCGAACCGGGAGCAGCCCAGCTTGAGAATCGGGTAGCCTCACTACCCGAATTGTAGTCTGGAGAGGCGTCCTCAGAGACGGACCGGGCCCAAGTTCCCTGGAAAGGGACGCCTGGGAGGGTGAGAGCCCCGTCCGGCCCGGACCCTGTCTCACCACGAGGCGCCGTCAACGAGtcgggttgtttgggaatgcagCCCAAATCGGGCGGTAAACTCCGTCCAAGGCTAAATATAGGCGAGAGACCGATAGCGAACAAGTACCGCGAGGGAAAGATGAAAAGGACTTTGAAAAGAGAGTCAAAGAGTGCTTGAAATTGCCGGGAGGGAAGCGGATGGGGGCCGGCGTTGCGCCCCGGTCGTATGCGGAACGGTTTTGCTGGTCCGCCTATCGGCTCGGGGCGTGGACTGTtgtcggccgcggcggcggcctaagCCTAGGGGCCTTAGGTGCCTCTAGAAGCCGTCGTCGGCACGGCCGGTTCTTGCGCGCCGCAAGGCGCGTCCCTCGGGACGCTGCGCTGCAACGGCCTGCGGGCTCCCCATCCGACCCGTCTTGAAACACGGACCAAGGAGTCTGACATGCGTGCGAGTTGACGGGTTCTTAAACCTGGGAAGCGCAAGGAAGCTGACGAGCGGGAGGCCCTCACGGGCCGCACCGCTGGCCGACCCTGATCTTCTGTGAAGGGTTCGAGTTGGAGCACGCCTGTCGGGACCCGAAAGATGGTGAACTATGCCTGAGCGGGGCGAAGCCAGAGGAAACTCTGGTGGAGGCTCGAAGCGATACTGACGTGCAAATCGTTCGTCTAACTTGGGTATAGGGGCGAAAGACTAATCGAACCATCTAGTAGCTGGTTCCCTCCGAAGTTTCCCTCAGGATAGCTGGAGCCCATTACGAGTTCTATCAGGTAAAGCCAATGATTAGAGGCATCGGGGGCGCAACGCCCTCGACCTATTCTCAAACTTTAAATAGGTAGGACGGcacggctgcttcggtgagccatGCCACGGAATCGGGAGCTCCAAGTGGGCCATTTTTGGTAAGCAGAACTGGCGATGCGGGATGAACCGGAAGCCGGGTTACGGTGCCGAACTGCGCGCTAACCTAGAACCCACAAAGGGTGTTGGTCGATTAAGACAGCAGGACGGTGGTCATGGAAGTCGAAATCCGCTAAGGAGTATGTAACAACTCACCTGCCGAATCAACTAGCCCCGAAAATGGATGGCGCTAAAGCGCGTGACCCACACCCGGCCATCTGGGCAAGCGCCATGCCCCGATGAgtaggagggcgcggcggccgctgcaaaacccggggcgcgagcctgggcggagcggccgtcggtgtagatcttggtggtagtagcaaatattcaaatgagaactttgaaggccgaagaggagaaaggTTCCATGTGAACGGCACTTGCACTTGCACTTGCACATGGGTAAAACTTAGTcaggctaaaatattgaaagtaaggattcaatcTTAGTCacttttttggcaaaacaaacccactaGCCAAAAGGCTTGCATGTCTAGAAGTCGGTGATGTAGTTTTCACCCAACAGATAAGCCtttctgagtattagtatactcagctttGCTTGTGGCTAAATTTTTCAGGCATGAATGTTGAAGAGGTTGCTGCCAGTTTCACATGGCCTAGCCAGCTCCCTCCAGGATGGGCGGTCGAATGGGACACGTCCTTAGGCGAGGATCGTGTGGAGTGACATCACGGCAGACTTCATCGTGATGTTACCCTCTTCCGATGCTAGTAATCGTTGTCTTATCCGTACTATGAACTTTATCCGCTACAATGACTATTTCCGCTGCTCTTGAACTTTAAGTACTTTGTTATCTCTATTCGAACAGGTCTGTAATAACTTTAATTTAGGCTCCTATTGGAGTTTTTAATTCTGTGGAATGTCGTAATCTCTGGGAATCGCCATCATGCGAGCGTGTTATTTCGATCGAAAATACATGGTTTAATCGAGCTTGACTCAACGGATCTCCATTTTAATCCGATTTAAGTGTACGAACCCCTCGGGTAGTTCCTGGTGCACTTAAGTTGGATTAATCtcgggtggttccgccacactgGCCTTCCAAACAAGACTGTTCCTAGTTCGCATTGCAGTTGGAAAGTTTGTCTTATATTCTTCTTCCAGCACACCTAGGGCTGGACAAAATACTCGAAACTCGATAACTCGCTTGGATCGGCTCGTTAGTGGCTCGGCTCGGATCGGCTCGTTTGTATTTTgtaacgagccgagccagcaTGTAATAGAAAGCTCGAGGGTTGGCCGAAGCGGCGGGGACCCCCTGGAAGTAGGCATGACGAAGGCTCGGGGCCGGAGCTGATGTAAGCTCCGGAGATATGGGTTCCGCCAGGAGGACCCGGGCTTACGTAAGCCCGGAGAGAAGCCGCGCGGGATAGCAACCCGAGCTTACGTAAGCTCGGGCCTCCTCTGTGCGTCAGCCACGACGCCAACCACCGCATTAAATGTGGTGGGACGCTGCGGTCAAAAAGGGGGCGCGCCTCGCCTGCGCCACACCGCGCCCTGTAGAGATGTGCGCCACCTACCCCACGCCGCTCGCTGTACGCACATGTCCCGCGAATTGCGCGACGTGTATCAACAGTTATAAAGGACATAGCGCTGTACCCACGATCATGACATGGTCCGGTTGTACTTCCTACCTACCCCAGCATGGTCTGTTTGTACTTCCCACCTaccccttgctctataaaaggggaaGGTGGGCTACCTTAGAACAGGCTGAAACTAGACTAATCGAACATAGGTTGAACCCACCACACAGGCTGAGCCTTCTAGTTCATCTAGAGCTGTCAACACTTGTAACCGTTTCTCATTCATAGCCAAGAACACTCCAAagaggacgtagggtattacactccggtggcccgaacctCTCTAAACCTCTATGTGCTTTGTGCTTGAGTTGCTACTCGTGCTTGTTGGCGAGCACCGGTCCCTACGCTCTTCAGTATTCTGCTCTCACTTTGTTGGGTACCGGTGTACCCCTGTGTCGCACACGTCGACAGGCTCGTTATTGGCTCGTTTGTATTTTGTAACAAGCTGAGCCAGCATCTTAGCTCGCAAACGAGCCAGATCGCGAGCTAGCCAAGATATTTGTATGAGTTCACTGAGGCAGTGAGGCACCGACCACTGTGCAGACTCCAGAACAATCGGCGACTCCACCTCCACGAGCAGAGGACTCTCTATCCTCAGCCCACGCGCCCACCTGACCACCACGCGTCTTCGCCCAATCGCCCCTTCGCCTGGcttgctcgcgccgccgcccccacgtcctccgcctccgcctcggcctcggcccccGGCCTCGGCTTCGCCCTTGTCGTCGCGTCTGCGCCGAcgcccctccgcctcctcccgccgtccttcgccggcgcccctccgccAGCACCCGCGCAGGCGCGCAGCCACCTCGATCCGGTCCCGGCGCCCCTGCGCCAccacccgcgcggccgcgccggaTTTCCCTCCGCCTCTGCACACCATCCCCGGCCTCACCCCCCCAAACCCACCCCATtgcacggcggcgctgctgctcctCTCGAGGTCCGCCACCTCCTCGGTGCCGCTGATGTATTCATCTCCGGTGAGTACGCCTCTGCCCCCCTCGTTTCCTCTGAAGACTCGATCCACGTGCTCTGCCCGTCCTTGGGGCTGTTGTCTTCAATCGATCCCCACAGGAGCTTGGGTGCTGTCGGATTCGTGGTCTCTCGATCATAGATGCTTCTTCTCTCTCATGCCACGCGTTCCATCATGCCACGCGTCTCCGCGGGAGGTCTCGGCCAGTCCGTGAAATGCGGCCAGGCAAGGAAGGGGCAGCATTCTttagggggcgtttagttcccaaaacaaaaaaattttgggtgtcacatcagcgtttgaccagatgtcgggagggcttttcgaacactaattaaaaaactaatttcagaactcacttggaaaccgcaagacgaatcttttgaggcctttgaccgcatcattagcacatgtgggttactgtagcacttatgtctAATGatgccctaattaggctcaaaagattcgtctcgtcgtgtacatccaaactgtgtaattagttttgttatttaattacatttagtgcttcatacatgtgtttaaaggggaggtgaaaatttttgggtgaaaatttttgggaactaaacgggccctTAATTTACCCGATTGGCAAATAGTTAAATATACCGTGGACCAATCGACGACTCCACCTCCACGAGCAGCGACTCTCTATCCTGAGCTCACGCGGCCACCCGACCACCTCGCCCCTTCGCCTTGcttgctcgcgccgccgcccccacgtcctccgcctccgcctccgcctccgcctccgcgccgtccgcctccgcctccgcccccgccctcGGCCTCGCCCTTGCCGTCGCGTCTGCGCCGACGCCCCTCCGCCAGCACCCGCACGGccgcacctccgcctcctcccgccgtcctgcgccggcgcccctccgccTGCACCCGCGCAGGCGCGCAGCCACCTCGATCCGGCCCCGGCGCCCCTGCGCCACCACCCGCGCCGGATCTGCCtccgcccgcgcggccgcgccggattcgcctcctcccgcgccctccgcctCTGCACACCATCCCTGGTCTGCCCTCCCCCCCCCTCCCCACCCACCCCattgcgcggcggcgctgctgctcctCTCGAGGTCCGCCacctcctcggcgccgctgaTGTATTCATCTCCGGTGAGTACGCCCCTGCCCCCCTCCGTTTCCTCTGAAGACTCGATCCACGTGCTCTGCCCGTCCTTGGGGCTGTTGTCTTCAATCGATCCCCGCAGGAGCTTGGGTGCTGTCGGATTCGTGGTCTCTCGGTCATAGATGCTTCTTCTCTCGCAGGAGATGAGCGTCTATAACATCAGGATCAACCAAAGGCTGCTGGACTGCACATATTGCGGCCAACCCCTCCGGCCTGACACTTTGGGTGGCAAAGCGTGGAAGGTGGGTGAGATCTGAGATGAGATCCCCGGCCCGGCCGCAACGTTTTTCTTTTCCTAGCTGCTCAACTTCATTCCTTCTGGGCCTTGCAGTGCGCTGGCGTCCACATCTTCTGTCGTGCCTGCGTCAGCCGCCACGAACAGGCATGTATCTCCTACTGCTCTTCGCTGGACCAAATCATCAGTAAGATGAAGTTCAAATGCAATTGCTGCGACTCTGAATACATCCCCTTCCACGAGATCGAGGGACACCTGTGCGACATCAACATCCTTGTCCATCACGAGTTTTTCGCCGTTCGTGACTATGGAGAGTGCATCATCGACACAAGCGCCCTTGTGTGTTCTGAATGCCGGCTTCCTCTCCGACCTCCCATTTTCAGGGTGAGCTCATCTCTGATCTGATCTGACCGAATTAATTTGGATGCAGTTTGGTTTGATTTGGTTTTGGCTTCATGCTATCCTAACCTTGTTACAGCATCTCCGTAAATACATGCACGTTTGTAGCATCTGCTACCATCGTGGTGATTTCGCCAACTACCATCACTGCCACGACCTCGACTACCTGGTCGAAGGTATCTCGGTGGAATGTGAGGCTTGCAAAGAATACCTTCCATTCTCTACCTTGGCTTCACACCAGCTGGACGGTTGCTCATTCAGGCAGACATTGCCAAAGATTGCCCCAGGCATGCCTCCCACCTCTTCTCCCCTACATGGTCCATGTTTGCAGCCCTGATGGTTGTGCTTCAGGTTGTGCGCGATCTCCTCAGTGCCCCCTGATGTCTTCATCTCCGGTGAGTGGGCCTCTGCCTCCACCATCCGTTCCTCCGAAGATGAGTGTGTTTAACCTCAGGATCAGCCAGGGGCTACTGGATTGCACATATTGCCACCGAGCCCTCCTGCCTGACAGTTACGGTGGCAGAGCATTTACGGTAGGTGAGATATGAAATGAGATCCCTGCCTGCaaagtttttgtttttgttttactAGCTGTTCAACTTCACTACTTATGGGCCTTGCAGTGTGCTGGCAGCCACCTCTTTTGCCGTGACTGTGACACCCGCCATCAAAAGGCATGTATCTCCCACTGTGGTTTGATGGATGACATCATCATTCAGATGAAGTTCAAAAGCAACTGCTGCGACTCTGGACGAAAATACACGCCTTACTGCGAGTTTGCTGGACACCTGTGCACTACCCGTGCTGTGGAACAGCAGCTCAAGTCCGTTCGTGCCTGGAAAGAGTGTATCCTCGACACAAGTGCCCTTGTGTGTTCTGAATGCCGGcttcctctccaacctcccatTTTCAGGGTGAGCTCAGCTCTGACCTGATCTGATCTGATCGAATTAATTTGGATGCAGTTTGGTTTGATTTGGTTTTGGCTTCATGCTATCCTAACCTTGTTGCAGCATCTCCTTGGTAACATGCCCGTTTGTAGCGCCT from Panicum virgatum strain AP13 chromosome 7N, P.virgatum_v5, whole genome shotgun sequence includes the following:
- the LOC120682142 gene encoding uncharacterized protein LOC120682142 isoform X1 codes for the protein MYSSPEMSVYNIRINQRLLDCTYCGQPLRPDTLGGKAWKCAGVHIFCRACVSRHEQACISYCSSLDQIISKMKFKCNCCDSEYIPFHEIEGHLCDINILVHHEFFAVRDYGECIIDTSALVCSECRLPLRPPIFRHLRKYMHVCSICYHRGDFANYHHCHDLDYLVEGISVECEACKEYLPFSTLASHQLDGCSFRQTLPKIAPGCARSPQCPLMSSSPVSGPLPPPSVPPKMSVFNLRISQGLLDCTYCHRALLPDSYGGRAFTCAGSHLFCRDCDTRHQKACISHCGLMDDIIIQMKFKSNCCDSGRKYTPYCEFAGHLCTTRAVEQQLKSVRAWKECILDTSALVCSECRLPLQPPIFRHLLGNMPVCSACYHRGDIANYRHCHELDYLVSGILVECEACKEYLPFRNLASHQLDNCSLKIGPGSRARKNVCDEDKTKSPSVGSNSIHGKNKRMPPLEVGKMDKHIVHSDESGNDDDSCDDNHNHGTCEHVFSCEDDSIDKMDEGKEVENPETVKGVTENAFKTPCEKAEIAMPNGQKTGKNKRKAPYGVGKMDKYIVHGDEVGNDDSSGGRHGAVARAHGRRQARH
- the LOC120682142 gene encoding uncharacterized protein LOC120682142 isoform X3, translating into MYSSPEMSVYNIRINQRLLDCTYCGQPLRPDTLGGKAWKCAGVHIFCRACVSRHEQACISYCSSLDQIISKMKFKCNCCDSEYIPFHEIEGHLCDINILVHHEFFAVRDYGECIIDTSALVCSECRLPLRPPIFRHLRKYMHVCSICYHRGDFANYHHCHDLDYLVEGISVECEACKEYLPFSTLASHQLDGCSFRQTLPKIAPGCARSPQCPLMSSSPVSGPLPPPSVPPKMSVFNLRISQGLLDCTYCHRALLPDSYGGRAFTCAGSHLFCRDCDTRHQKACISHCGLMDDIIIQMKFKSNCCDSGRKYTPYCEFAGHLCTTRAVEQQLKSVRAWKECILDTSALVCSECRLPLQPPIFRHLLGNMPVCSACYHRGDIANYRHCHELDYLVSGILVECEACKEYLPFRNLASHQLDNCSLKIGPGSRARKNMKIKPKVLRWAAIVSMGKTSECLHSRLVKWTSTLFTVMSLGMMMTHVMITITMARVSMCSVVKMILLTKWMKGRKLKILRL
- the LOC120682142 gene encoding uncharacterized protein LOC120682142 isoform X5, which codes for MESASSTQAPLCVLNAGFLSDLPFSGICYHRGDFANYHHCHDLDYLVEGISVECEACKEYLPFSTLASHQLDGCSFRQTLPKIAPGCARSPQCPLMSSSPVSGPLPPPSVPPKMSVFNLRISQGLLDCTYCHRALLPDSYGGRAFTCAGSHLFCRDCDTRHQKACISHCGLMDDIIIQMKFKSNCCDSGRKYTPYCEFAGHLCTTRAVEQQLKSVRAWKECILDTSALVCSECRLPLQPPIFRHLLGNMPVCSACYHRGDIANYRHCHELDYLVSGILVECEACKEYLPFRNLASHQLDNCSLKIGPGSRARKNVCDEDKTKSPSVGSNSIHGKNKRMPPLEVGKMDKHIVHSDESGNDDDSCDDNHNHGTCEHVFSCEDDSIDKMDEGKEVENPETVKGVTENAFKTPCEKAEIAMPNGQKTGKNKRKAPYGVGKMDKYIVHGDEVGNDDSSGGRHGAVARAHGRRQARH
- the LOC120682142 gene encoding uncharacterized protein LOC120682142 isoform X4 — encoded protein: MESASSTQAPLCVLNAGFLSDLPFSGISVNTCTFVASATIVVISPTTITATTSTTWSKVSRWNVRLAKNTFHSLPWLHTSWTVAHSGRHCQRLPQCPLMSSSPVSGPLPPPSVPPKMSVFNLRISQGLLDCTYCHRALLPDSYGGRAFTCAGSHLFCRDCDTRHQKACISHCGLMDDIIIQMKFKSNCCDSGRKYTPYCEFAGHLCTTRAVEQQLKSVRAWKECILDTSALVCSECRLPLQPPIFRHLLGNMPVCSACYHRGDIANYRHCHELDYLVSGILVECEACKEYLPFRNLASHQLDNCSLKIGPGSRARKNVCDEDKTKSPSVGSNSIHGKNKRMPPLEVGKMDKHIVHSDESGNDDDSCDDNHNHGTCEHVFSCEDDSIDKMDEGKEVENPETVKGVTENAFKTPCEKAEIAMPNGQKTGKNKRKAPYGVGKMDKYIVHGDEVGNDDSSGGRHGAVARAHGRRQARH
- the LOC120682142 gene encoding uncharacterized protein LOC120682142 isoform X2 → MYSSPEMSVYNIRINQRLLDCTYCGQPLRPDTLGGKAWKCAGVHIFCRACVSRHEQACISYCSSLDQIISKMKFKCNCCDSEYIPFHEIEGHLCDINILVHHEFFAVRDYGECIIDTSALVCSECRLPLRPPIFRHLRKYMHVCSICYHRGDFANYHHCHDLDYLVEGISVECEACKEYLPFSTLASHQLDGCSFRQTLPKIAPGCARSPQCPLMSSSPVSGPLPPPSVPPKMSVFNLRISQGLLDCTYCHRALLPDSYGGRAFTCAGSHLFCRDCDTRHQKACISHCGLMDDIIIQMKFKSNCCDSGRKYTPYCEFAGHLCTTRAVEQQLKSVRAWKECILDTSALVCSECRLPLQPPIFRHLLGNMPVCSACYHRGDIANYRHCHELDYLVSGILVECEACKEYLPFRNLASHQLDNCSLKIGPGSRARKNVCDEDKTKSPSVGSNSIHGKNKRMPPLEVGKMDKHIVHSDESGNDDDSCDDNHNHGTCEHVFSCEDDSIDKMDEGKEVENPETVKGVTENAFKTPCEKAEIAMPNGQKTGKNKRKAPYGVGKMDKYIVHGDEVGNDDSSGGRHGAVARAHGRRQARH